One region of Clostridiales bacterium genomic DNA includes:
- a CDS encoding MMPL family transporter encodes MQKIAAFIVKKRRLLLVVMLALAVVCAALMPFVGINTDMTKYLPDSSQMKIGMDRMNEAFPDVAETYTIRVMFRGLDARDKLAIREQLAEIPNVDSVAYEPDSGDYNRGDATLYKLTTQYDYNSDEEAQIERDVADRFDGYDVAVRSDDTSTPDIPPIVFILSIVLVTTILLIACPSYFEPVLFLITIGIAVLINQGTNIFLGETSDVTASISAILQLALSMDYSIILMNRYRQELQADPDREAAMTRALAAAFGSITGSSVTTIVGLLMLVFMRFKIGMDLGIVLAKGVLCSLLCVFTVLPGLILWADKLVRKTTKKPRAPKRERRSVLAALGRFSYRWRGAIAAAFVLLFAGTYILQLSTQIAYTLTDADPVAEVFPPDNPIVVLYNNADEDAVAALADRLEADPNVKSAMAYSTTLGRQYTAAQMVNVVGALDASIPVSADMLGMIYYDAHSGGRAVTIPAGQFLRFVTDHVANNAAFAPYLDAGMTANLQTLQKFTDPAALTQQRTAESLADFLGMDAADAKQLLLYYYTQHGDASTGGMTLPAFSDFLVNEVLTDSTLADMVDASAREQAATLQTFTDVSAMTTPRGCDEIAQMLGMDEDTVRLLFVAYHTLNGDLLTGDWNVSMQTLVNFLAEHSALLDDAQAQQITMLSRIINGSVDGTSYSAAELADLLGMDAGQVRQLYLLYISRHGDTSGWTLSVQQFVDFLCQEVLPDARFADQLSGVDTSQLQSARTVIDAVASGRSYTAAELANLFQGLSSQLDRGTMELLFLYYASVYSSDASWTMSMQELFDYLQNDLLTDARFASFLTDDMRAQITDAQTMLTDAVTQLRGSNYSRLVLTTTLPGESDETSAFIAQLMQDLDAVTTGDYYLIGNSAMVYEMENSFDSELLLITLLTAASIFLVVVFTFRSLVIPALLVLIVQCGVFITVTVVGLQGLEIYYLALLIVECILMGATIDYGILYTSYYREMRESMSVRDALIAAYRGSIHTVLTSGSIMVLVTAVVGKFFGNPTIEQICRTISIGAFSAIILILLFLPGMLALLDRWVLPRDLRRRLYPPKAPKAPKAPKPPKAARASWP; translated from the coding sequence ATGCAGAAGATCGCAGCTTTCATCGTCAAAAAACGCAGGCTATTGCTTGTCGTCATGCTGGCTCTGGCGGTGGTCTGCGCGGCGCTGATGCCCTTCGTCGGCATCAACACCGACATGACCAAGTACCTGCCGGACAGCTCGCAGATGAAGATCGGCATGGACCGCATGAACGAGGCCTTCCCCGACGTGGCGGAGACGTACACCATCCGCGTCATGTTCCGCGGGCTGGACGCGCGCGACAAGCTTGCCATCCGCGAGCAGCTGGCGGAGATCCCGAATGTGGACAGCGTGGCCTACGAGCCGGACAGCGGCGACTACAACCGCGGCGACGCCACGCTCTACAAGCTCACCACGCAGTATGACTACAACTCCGACGAGGAGGCGCAGATCGAGCGCGACGTGGCCGACCGCTTTGACGGCTACGACGTGGCCGTGCGCAGCGACGACACCTCGACACCGGATATCCCGCCGATCGTGTTCATCCTCTCGATCGTGCTTGTGACGACGATCCTGCTCATCGCCTGCCCGTCGTACTTCGAGCCGGTGCTGTTTCTCATCACGATCGGCATCGCCGTGCTCATCAACCAGGGCACGAACATCTTCCTCGGCGAGACGTCGGACGTCACGGCGAGCATCTCGGCCATTTTGCAGCTCGCGCTCTCGATGGACTATTCCATCATCCTCATGAATCGCTACCGGCAGGAGCTGCAGGCCGATCCCGACCGCGAGGCTGCCATGACGCGCGCGCTCGCGGCGGCGTTCGGCTCGATCACCGGCAGCTCGGTCACGACGATCGTGGGATTGCTGATGCTGGTGTTCATGCGCTTCAAGATCGGCATGGATCTCGGCATTGTGCTGGCCAAGGGCGTGCTGTGCAGCCTGCTGTGCGTGTTCACGGTGCTGCCCGGCCTGATTTTGTGGGCGGATAAGCTCGTGCGCAAGACGACGAAAAAGCCGCGCGCGCCCAAGCGCGAGCGCCGGAGCGTGCTCGCGGCGCTCGGCCGCTTCAGCTACCGGTGGCGCGGCGCGATCGCAGCGGCGTTCGTGCTGCTGTTCGCGGGTACGTATATTCTGCAGCTGTCTACCCAGATCGCCTACACGCTCACGGACGCCGACCCGGTCGCGGAGGTGTTCCCGCCGGACAACCCCATCGTCGTGCTGTACAACAACGCCGACGAGGACGCCGTGGCCGCGCTGGCGGACCGGCTCGAGGCCGACCCGAACGTCAAGAGCGCCATGGCCTACTCCACCACGCTCGGCAGGCAGTACACCGCCGCGCAGATGGTCAATGTCGTCGGCGCGCTCGACGCCAGCATCCCGGTCAGCGCCGATATGCTGGGCATGATCTATTACGATGCCCACAGCGGCGGCCGCGCCGTGACCATCCCGGCCGGGCAGTTTCTGCGCTTTGTTACCGACCACGTGGCAAATAATGCCGCCTTCGCGCCGTATCTCGACGCGGGCATGACGGCCAATCTTCAGACACTGCAAAAGTTCACCGACCCTGCCGCGCTCACGCAGCAGCGGACGGCGGAGTCGCTGGCGGACTTTCTCGGCATGGACGCGGCGGACGCCAAACAGCTGCTGCTCTACTACTACACGCAGCACGGCGATGCGAGCACCGGCGGTATGACGCTGCCCGCCTTCTCCGACTTCCTCGTCAACGAAGTGCTCACCGACTCCACCTTGGCCGACATGGTCGACGCCTCGGCGCGCGAGCAGGCGGCCACGCTGCAGACGTTCACGGACGTGAGCGCCATGACCACGCCGCGCGGCTGCGACGAGATCGCGCAGATGCTCGGCATGGACGAGGATACCGTCCGGCTGCTGTTCGTGGCATACCACACGCTCAACGGCGACCTGCTCACGGGCGATTGGAACGTTTCGATGCAGACCCTGGTCAACTTCCTCGCCGAGCACAGCGCCCTGCTCGATGATGCGCAGGCGCAGCAGATCACGATGCTCAGCCGGATCATCAACGGCTCGGTCGACGGCACGAGCTACTCGGCGGCGGAGCTTGCCGACCTCCTCGGCATGGACGCCGGGCAGGTGCGCCAGCTCTACCTGCTCTACATCAGCCGCCACGGCGACACGAGCGGCTGGACGCTCTCGGTGCAGCAGTTTGTGGACTTCCTGTGCCAGGAGGTGCTGCCGGACGCGCGCTTTGCCGACCAGCTCAGCGGCGTGGATACCAGCCAGCTCCAGTCGGCGCGCACGGTCATCGACGCGGTCGCCTCCGGCCGGAGTTATACGGCGGCGGAACTGGCAAACCTGTTTCAGGGCCTGTCCAGCCAGCTGGACCGCGGCACGATGGAGCTGCTGTTTCTCTACTATGCCAGCGTGTACAGCAGCGATGCCTCGTGGACGATGTCCATGCAGGAGCTGTTTGACTACCTGCAGAACGATCTGCTCACGGACGCGCGCTTTGCGTCCTTCCTGACCGACGACATGCGCGCGCAGATCACCGACGCGCAGACGATGCTCACCGATGCCGTCACGCAGCTGCGCGGCAGCAACTACTCCCGCCTCGTGCTCACGACGACGCTGCCGGGCGAGTCGGACGAGACGAGCGCGTTCATCGCGCAGCTCATGCAGGATCTCGACGCCGTCACGACCGGGGACTATTACCTCATCGGCAACAGCGCCATGGTCTACGAGATGGAAAACAGCTTCGACAGCGAGCTGCTGCTCATCACGCTCCTGACGGCGGCGTCGATCTTCCTTGTCGTCGTGTTCACGTTCCGCTCGCTCGTCATTCCGGCGCTGCTCGTGCTGATCGTGCAGTGCGGCGTGTTCATCACCGTCACGGTCGTCGGATTGCAGGGGCTGGAGATCTACTACCTTGCGCTGCTGATCGTCGAGTGCATCCTCATGGGTGCGACGATCGACTACGGCATCCTCTACACGAGTTATTACCGCGAGATGCGCGAGAGCATGTCCGTGCGCGACGCGCTCATCGCCGCCTACCGCGGCAGCATCCACACGGTGCTCACCTCCGGCTCGATCATGGTGCTCGTCACGGCGGTCGTCGGGAAATTTTTCGGCAACCCGACCATCGAGCAGATCTGCCGCACGATTTCCATCGGCGCGTTCTCGGCCATCATCCTCATCCTGCTGTTTCTGCCCGGCATGCTCGCCCTGCTCGACCGCTGGGTGCTGCCGCGCGACCTGCGCCGCCGGCTGTATCCGCCGAAGGCGCCCAAGGCCCCGAAAGCGCCAAAACCGCCCAAGGCGGCGCGGGCGTCCTGGCCGTAA
- a CDS encoding TetR/AcrR family transcriptional regulator — protein sequence MEKKNDLRVQKTYRALMAAFEALMAEETFDDITVNELCARALIRRPTFYSHFEDKYDFLRFYLNEIQWQIESEADAATDSPVEHFQRSWRALIAFIDERPALIRMGLRSKSLPIIFEIISEHIFASSSRRVRAYCGAVTDSPELADTLATFTVGGLIQNLKRYLTEPNLDPDALTAEMTTVFEHLWNSFTSEAV from the coding sequence ATGGAAAAAAAGAACGATCTGCGCGTGCAGAAAACCTATCGTGCGCTCATGGCGGCGTTCGAGGCGCTGATGGCCGAGGAGACGTTTGACGACATCACGGTCAATGAGCTGTGCGCCCGGGCACTCATCCGCCGCCCGACGTTCTACTCGCATTTTGAAGATAAGTACGACTTCCTGCGCTTTTACCTCAACGAGATCCAGTGGCAGATCGAGAGCGAGGCCGACGCCGCGACCGACTCGCCCGTGGAGCATTTCCAGCGCTCGTGGCGCGCGCTCATCGCCTTTATAGACGAGCGCCCGGCGCTCATCCGCATGGGCCTGCGCAGCAAGTCGCTGCCGATCATCTTCGAGATCATCAGCGAGCACATCTTCGCCAGTTCCAGCCGGCGCGTGCGCGCCTACTGCGGCGCCGTGACGGACAGCCCGGAACTTGCCGACACGCTGGCGACGTTCACCGTCGGCGGGCTCATCCAGAACCTCAAGCGCTACCTGACCGAGCCGAACCTCGACCCGGACGCGCTGACAGCGGAGATGACCACCGTCTTTGAGCACCTGTGGAATTCCTTCACGTCGGAAGCAGTATGA
- a CDS encoding MMPL family transporter produces MNQKPSPLHRASEWIVDHYRLFFVVFAALLVFSAVASGWVKVENDVAAYLPADSETRQGLDIMEQEFQTYGSAKILLRDTDADAAAATAEQIRAVDGVDSCTYTMNDTGSALLSVSLSDLEGSDTCAQTVQALRDLLDGSGAYIYSAEGYSISDQINGEVRGLLVIVAIILVTVLTFTSSTYAEVPILLITFLAAALINKGTNFVFGTISFVSNAVAILLQLAMSVDYAIIFCNRYKQAHETLPVREAVIESLEKSITVISSSSLTTIAGLVAMTFMKFGLGRDLGIVLIKAILISMLTVFLLMPGLLLKLGPAMDKTKHRNFVPKISGVGRLAWRTRRVVPLVFAAVLVVACIGANRVSYVYSEAPLKTHNADVNRTASQAITDDFGDETVLAVVVPAGDYTQEAALLDALSALPEVKSAVGIAGTEAAGGYRLADAVDYRTFAQLSGADSTSAPALFALYAAENGAAQTAAQDLSGYQVPLLKLFEFLNDKIADGTVTLSAAQAAQVTALSSQLERASAQLEGTSYHRLVLTLAAASDGDETFALLDRIHAVVHQYYPTDSYLVGDAMSAYGSEQTFTQDNVMVSAMSILMVMLVLLFTFRSLGMPILLTLVIQGSIWINFGITVLTGEYVLFMVYLVASAIQMGCNVDYAIVVASHYTEARADQGPREAMITALNLAFPTIITSGTMLISAGLLIGARVSSGAVAGMGRFVGVGSLITVFLVLFVLPQLLLLGDTFVRRTALPAQRRLPLTAASRAARWVLLAAAVFVMAVSPWSVVRTQQKRADRVVADTQLCGSARSLGELAASLGAQQETYDALKLSFATGVVTDNVGQSRLESGQAEYDAGREKLAAGQQALDAAAAEIAAGQSKLDTAAGTLASGRQTLAANRQQLAQDLAALTPYEDDTERLEQGIAVLMQDETLRARAGASASYGDICALAQDLYTADMDTARTEAAVWTGICITLFAAGALAFAGVCLGHRSGKAVAWCTALAAILSVGCLIAMLAAGHGALRTLCLCAALALLVLAFVAAGFTLRQRAQRAQ; encoded by the coding sequence ATGAATCAGAAACCGTCCCCGCTGCACCGTGCATCGGAATGGATCGTCGACCATTACCGGCTGTTTTTCGTCGTCTTTGCCGCGCTGCTGGTCTTTTCCGCGGTCGCGTCCGGCTGGGTGAAGGTCGAAAACGACGTTGCGGCCTATCTGCCGGCCGATTCCGAGACGCGGCAGGGGCTGGACATCATGGAGCAGGAGTTCCAGACCTACGGGTCGGCGAAGATCCTCCTGCGCGACACGGACGCGGATGCCGCCGCGGCCACGGCGGAGCAGATCCGCGCGGTCGACGGGGTGGACAGCTGCACGTACACGATGAATGATACGGGCAGCGCGCTGCTGAGCGTTAGCCTGTCGGATCTGGAGGGGTCGGACACGTGCGCGCAGACCGTGCAGGCCCTGCGCGACCTGCTCGACGGCAGCGGCGCGTACATTTATTCCGCCGAGGGCTACAGCATCTCCGATCAGATCAACGGCGAGGTGCGCGGCCTGCTCGTCATCGTGGCGATCATCCTCGTCACGGTGCTCACGTTCACGTCCTCGACGTATGCCGAGGTGCCCATCCTGCTCATCACGTTCCTCGCGGCGGCGCTCATCAACAAGGGCACGAACTTCGTTTTCGGCACGATCTCGTTCGTGTCCAACGCCGTGGCCATCCTGCTGCAGCTGGCCATGTCGGTGGACTACGCCATCATTTTCTGCAACCGCTACAAGCAGGCGCATGAGACGCTGCCGGTGCGCGAGGCAGTCATCGAGTCGCTGGAAAAATCCATTACCGTCATCAGCTCCTCGAGCCTGACGACCATTGCGGGCCTCGTCGCCATGACGTTCATGAAGTTCGGCCTCGGGCGCGACCTCGGCATCGTGCTCATCAAGGCGATCTTGATCAGCATGCTGACGGTGTTCCTGCTCATGCCGGGGCTGCTGCTCAAGCTCGGCCCGGCCATGGATAAGACGAAGCACCGCAACTTCGTGCCGAAGATCTCGGGCGTCGGCCGTCTCGCGTGGCGGACGCGCCGCGTGGTGCCGCTGGTGTTCGCGGCCGTGCTCGTCGTGGCGTGCATCGGCGCCAACCGCGTGAGCTATGTTTACAGCGAAGCGCCGCTCAAAACGCACAACGCGGACGTCAACCGCACCGCGTCGCAGGCGATCACGGATGATTTCGGCGACGAGACGGTGCTGGCCGTCGTCGTCCCGGCCGGGGATTATACCCAGGAGGCCGCGCTGCTCGACGCCCTCTCGGCTCTGCCGGAGGTCAAGAGCGCCGTCGGCATTGCGGGCACGGAGGCGGCCGGCGGCTACCGGCTGGCGGACGCGGTCGATTACCGGACGTTCGCGCAGCTCAGCGGCGCGGACAGCACGAGCGCGCCGGCGCTCTTCGCGCTCTACGCGGCCGAAAACGGCGCCGCGCAGACGGCCGCGCAGGATCTGAGCGGCTATCAGGTGCCGCTGCTGAAGCTGTTCGAATTCCTGAATGACAAGATCGCCGACGGCACCGTCACGCTCAGCGCCGCGCAGGCGGCGCAGGTCACGGCGCTCAGCAGCCAGCTCGAGCGCGCCAGCGCGCAGCTCGAGGGCACGTCGTACCATCGTCTCGTGCTCACGCTTGCCGCGGCCTCGGACGGGGACGAGACGTTTGCCCTGCTCGACCGCATCCACGCCGTCGTGCACCAGTACTACCCCACCGACAGCTATCTCGTCGGCGACGCCATGTCCGCCTACGGGTCCGAGCAAACGTTCACGCAGGACAACGTCATGGTCAGCGCCATGTCCATCCTCATGGTCATGCTCGTGCTGCTGTTCACGTTCCGCTCGCTCGGTATGCCCATTTTGCTCACGCTCGTCATTCAGGGCAGCATCTGGATCAACTTCGGCATCACGGTGCTCACGGGCGAGTATGTGCTCTTCATGGTCTATCTCGTGGCCAGCGCCATTCAGATGGGCTGCAACGTGGACTATGCGATCGTCGTCGCCTCGCACTATACCGAGGCGCGCGCCGATCAGGGCCCGCGCGAGGCCATGATCACGGCGCTGAACCTCGCCTTCCCGACCATCATCACATCCGGCACGATGCTCATCTCCGCCGGCCTGCTCATCGGCGCGCGCGTCTCGTCCGGCGCGGTGGCCGGCATGGGCCGGTTCGTGGGCGTCGGGTCGCTCATCACGGTGTTTCTCGTGCTGTTCGTGCTGCCGCAGCTTCTGCTGCTGGGCGATACCTTCGTGCGCCGGACGGCACTGCCCGCGCAGCGCCGCCTGCCGCTGACCGCGGCGAGCCGCGCGGCCCGCTGGGTGCTGCTCGCGGCGGCGGTGTTCGTCATGGCCGTGTCGCCGTGGAGCGTCGTGCGCACGCAGCAGAAGCGGGCCGACCGTGTCGTCGCCGATACGCAGCTGTGCGGCAGCGCCCGCTCGCTCGGCGAGCTGGCGGCGTCCCTCGGCGCGCAGCAGGAGACGTATGACGCGCTCAAGCTCTCGTTTGCTACGGGCGTCGTGACGGATAACGTCGGCCAGAGCCGGCTCGAGAGCGGGCAGGCGGAGTATGACGCCGGCAGAGAAAAGCTCGCCGCCGGGCAGCAGGCGCTCGACGCTGCGGCGGCCGAGATCGCGGCCGGGCAGAGCAAGCTCGACACGGCGGCCGGTACGCTGGCCTCCGGCCGGCAGACGCTGGCGGCGAACCGGCAGCAGCTGGCGCAGGACCTCGCGGCGCTCACCCCGTATGAGGACGACACCGAGCGGCTGGAGCAGGGCATCGCCGTGCTCATGCAGGACGAGACGCTGCGCGCGCGGGCAGGCGCGTCCGCGAGCTATGGCGACATCTGCGCGCTCGCGCAGGATCTCTACACGGCGGATATGGACACTGCGCGCACGGAGGCGGCGGTCTGGACGGGCATCTGCATCACACTGTTCGCGGCCGGTGCGCTCGCGTTCGCGGGCGTGTGCCTCGGCCACAGGAGCGGAAAGGCCGTGGCGTGGTGCACGGCGCTGGCGGCGATCCTGTCCGTCGGCTGCCTGATCGCCATGCTGGCCGCCGGTCACGGTGCGCTGCGCACGCTGTGCCTGTGCGCGGCGCTGGCGCTGCTCGTGCTGGCGTTCGTGGCCGCCGGGTTCACGCTCCGGCAGCGCGCGCAGCGGGCGCAGTAA
- a CDS encoding low molecular weight phosphotyrosine protein phosphatase, with translation MVKVLFICHGNICRSPMAEYLLRDMVRRQGLAAQFQIASAATSREEIGNDVYPPARAELRAHGVPVGHRAAVQVTPRDYDDYDWLLTMDENNARNLRRILPHDPDGKIRALLSFAGLQRGIADPWYTGDFGTTYDDLVLGCTAFLDALRRRGDI, from the coding sequence ATGGTCAAAGTGCTCTTTATCTGCCACGGCAACATCTGCCGCAGCCCGATGGCGGAGTATCTGCTCCGGGACATGGTGCGGCGGCAGGGGCTCGCGGCGCAGTTTCAGATCGCCTCGGCGGCGACGAGCCGCGAGGAGATCGGCAACGACGTCTACCCGCCCGCACGCGCCGAGCTGCGCGCGCACGGCGTCCCCGTCGGTCACCGCGCCGCCGTGCAGGTCACGCCGCGCGACTACGATGATTACGACTGGCTGCTGACGATGGACGAGAACAACGCGCGCAACCTCCGCCGCATACTTCCGCACGACCCGGACGGGAAGATCCGAGCGCTGCTGTCGTTTGCGGGCCTGCAGCGCGGCATCGCCGACCCGTGGTATACGGGCGATTTCGGCACGACGTATGACGATCTCGTGCTCGGCTGCACGGCGTTTCTGGACGCGCTGCGCCGCCGCGGCGATATTTAA
- a CDS encoding DUF4304 domain-containing protein, producing the protein MNEKSKAAICTDEIEAAVYAQLKPLGFRKYGRTLHRFVSGDLSQVIHFQCGLPSAGPAQQMWVNLGIRIPECDERTFSPSPPKRYYREYNCTLRSRLGSIDGRQELCFDLRKQPSQLLNQILPDVLTKVLPVYDVLSSRKAILAHRCDYPHFDVMGRQLILLDEAMICGHLGDLEKAQALFAQYYLNAVHAYQREKAHGKQVYLQKEERVICHGQNITADKTGYFTIRSADDGHIRYLAELAERLGLSLPDIAP; encoded by the coding sequence ATGAACGAAAAATCCAAAGCAGCCATATGCACCGACGAGATTGAGGCCGCCGTCTATGCGCAGCTCAAGCCGCTCGGCTTCCGGAAATACGGGCGGACACTGCACCGCTTTGTCTCCGGCGACCTGTCGCAGGTCATCCACTTCCAGTGCGGTTTGCCGTCTGCGGGCCCCGCACAGCAAATGTGGGTCAATCTCGGCATCCGCATACCGGAGTGCGACGAGCGCACCTTTTCCCCATCGCCACCAAAACGATATTACCGCGAATACAACTGTACCCTGCGCTCCCGTCTCGGGAGCATTGACGGCAGGCAGGAGCTGTGCTTTGACCTGCGAAAGCAGCCGTCACAGCTCCTGAATCAGATTCTGCCCGATGTGCTGACAAAAGTACTGCCCGTCTACGACGTGCTGTCCTCCCGGAAGGCGATTCTCGCGCACCGGTGTGACTATCCGCACTTCGATGTGATGGGCCGGCAGCTGATCCTGCTCGACGAAGCAATGATCTGCGGCCATCTGGGCGACCTGGAAAAAGCACAAGCACTGTTTGCACAATACTATCTGAACGCTGTGCACGCATACCAGCGCGAAAAAGCCCATGGCAAGCAGGTCTATTTGCAAAAAGAGGAGCGGGTAATCTGCCACGGGCAGAACATCACGGCTGACAAAACCGGATACTTCACCATCCGCAGTGCGGATGACGGCCACATCCGTTATCTGGCCGAGCTGGCCGAAAGACTCGGCCTTTCGCTCCCGGATATTGCGCCATAA
- a CDS encoding AarF/UbiB family protein, whose protein sequence is MAGPAAQLDEAKRFAEIVAILQKHHLVQGLTPEKVRDIFVDLGPTFVKFGQILSMRSDILPKEYCAALETLRTDVTPMPLTEVQDILTQAYARPWQEVFSDIGIRPLGSASIAQVHAATLTDGQRVVVKVQRPDLYEIMSRDVRLLKRAAALLKYTPLASALDFHAVLDEIWHTVQEELDFTIEANNIAEFKRLNDGVAYADCPATFPKWCTKNVLVMEYIAGHQIDDADGLRADGYDLNEIAVKLVHNYIRQITVYRFFHADPHPGNIRVQGGKIIWLDLGMMGRISPREAELYMGIIRTIYDQDVPALTQTLLALGQYDRAPDQQALTERIGIFLHKYESMPMADMDMGVLVDEFVQILNEYGVSVPASLTMLGRSLLVIQGMLTSVSPDANVIEIVAEYVKNTALSREHIEKKVKTLAQQLARSGEKLTVLPTQLSAFLSKANAGQLTVNVKKSWSDAARAAQSKLLNRLIFALLDCSLLFCAAITCLAPLPRVLGLPWPALVFFAAAVAVTIALFDRRHWSV, encoded by the coding sequence ATGGCCGGCCCCGCCGCGCAGCTCGACGAGGCCAAGCGCTTCGCCGAGATCGTCGCTATCCTGCAAAAGCATCACCTCGTTCAGGGGCTGACGCCGGAGAAGGTGCGCGATATTTTCGTGGACCTTGGGCCGACGTTTGTCAAATTCGGACAAATTCTGTCCATGCGTTCGGACATTCTGCCCAAAGAATACTGTGCCGCGCTCGAGACGCTGCGCACGGACGTGACGCCCATGCCGCTGACCGAAGTGCAGGACATCCTCACGCAGGCCTATGCCCGCCCGTGGCAGGAGGTCTTTTCCGACATCGGCATCCGGCCGCTCGGCTCGGCCTCGATCGCGCAGGTGCACGCAGCGACACTGACCGACGGTCAGCGCGTCGTCGTGAAGGTGCAGCGCCCCGACCTGTATGAGATCATGAGCCGCGACGTGCGCCTGCTCAAGCGCGCCGCCGCGCTGCTCAAGTACACGCCGCTTGCGAGCGCACTGGATTTTCACGCCGTGCTCGACGAGATCTGGCACACCGTACAGGAGGAGCTCGACTTCACGATCGAGGCGAACAACATCGCCGAGTTCAAGCGTCTCAACGACGGCGTGGCCTACGCCGACTGCCCGGCCACGTTCCCGAAGTGGTGCACGAAAAACGTGCTCGTCATGGAGTACATCGCCGGCCACCAGATCGACGATGCCGACGGCCTGCGCGCCGACGGGTATGATCTCAACGAGATCGCCGTCAAGCTCGTGCACAACTACATCCGCCAGATCACGGTCTACCGCTTCTTCCACGCCGACCCCCATCCCGGCAACATCCGCGTGCAGGGCGGGAAGATCATCTGGCTCGACCTCGGCATGATGGGCCGCATCAGCCCGCGCGAGGCGGAGCTGTACATGGGCATCATCCGCACGATCTATGACCAGGACGTGCCCGCCCTGACGCAGACGCTGCTCGCGCTCGGCCAGTATGACCGCGCGCCCGACCAGCAGGCGCTCACGGAGCGCATCGGCATCTTTCTGCACAAGTATGAGTCCATGCCGATGGCCGATATGGACATGGGCGTGCTTGTGGACGAGTTCGTGCAGATCCTGAACGAATACGGCGTGTCCGTGCCCGCCTCGCTGACGATGCTCGGGCGCAGCTTGCTCGTCATTCAGGGCATGCTCACGAGCGTGTCGCCGGACGCGAACGTCATCGAGATCGTGGCGGAGTACGTCAAGAACACCGCCCTGAGCCGCGAACACATTGAAAAGAAGGTCAAGACGCTCGCGCAGCAGCTCGCCCGCTCGGGCGAAAAGCTCACGGTGCTGCCGACGCAGCTGTCGGCGTTCCTGAGCAAGGCCAATGCCGGGCAGCTGACCGTCAACGTGAAAAAATCGTGGTCGGACGCGGCGCGCGCCGCGCAGTCGAAGCTGCTGAACCGGCTCATCTTTGCGTTGCTGGACTGCTCGCTACTGTTCTGCGCGGCCATCACGTGTCTCGCCCCGCTGCCGCGGGTGCTGGGGCTGCCGTGGCCGGCGCTGGTGTTTTTCGCCGCCGCCGTCGCCGTGACGATCGCGCTGTTTGACCGCCGGCACTGGTCGGTGTGA